Proteins from a single region of Malaclemys terrapin pileata isolate rMalTer1 chromosome 25, rMalTer1.hap1, whole genome shotgun sequence:
- the JUP gene encoding junction plakoglobin codes for MEVMNMMEQPIKVTEWQQTYTYDSGIHSGVNTQVPSVSSKCMADDEDLYAKQYTIKTTTYREAGGQGLGPAAAADMESQLAMTRAQRVRAAMYPETVEDRSLLMTTHIEGQQTNVQRLAEPSQMLKSAIVHLINYQDDAELATRAIPELTKLLNDEDPVVVSKAAMIVNQLSKKEASRRALMQSPQIVAAVVRAMQHTSDLDTARCTTSILHNLSHHREGLLAIFKSGGIPALVRMLSSPVESVLFYAITTLHNLLLYQEGAKMAVRLADGLQKMVPLLNKNNPKFLAITTDCLQLLAYGNQESKLIILANGGPQALVQIMRSYTYEKLLWTTSRVLKVLSVCPSNKPAIVEAGGMQALGKHLTSSSPRLVQNCLWTLRNLSDVATKQEGLDGVLKILVNQLSSDDVNVLTCATGTLSNLTCNNSKNKTLVTQSNGVEALIHTILRAGDKEDITEPAVCALRHLTSRHPEAEMAQNSVRLNYGIPAIVKLLNQPNQWPLVKATIGLIRNLALCPANHAPLQEAAVIPRLVQLLVKAHQDAQRHVAAGTQQPYTDGVKMEEIVEGCTGALHILARDPMNRMEIFRLNTIPLFVQLLYSPVENIQRVAAGVLCELAQDKEAADTIDAEGASAPLMELLHSRNEGTATYAAAVLFRISEDKNPDYRKRVSVELTNSLFKHDPAAWEAAQSMIPINEPYPEDMDAGYRIYSGDDPLDMNMDMDGDYPMDTYSDGVRGHYPEHMLA; via the exons ATGGAGGTGATGAATATGATGGAGCAGCCGATCAAGGTGACGGAGTGGCAGCAGACCTACACATATGACTCTGGCATACACTCCGGGGTGAACACCCAGGTGCCGTCGGTCAGCAGCAAATGCATGGCGGATGACGAGGACCTCTACGCCAAGCAGTACACCATCAAGACAACCACCTACAGAGAGGCAGggggccagggcctgggcccagcgGCAG cagcagacaTGGAGTCTCAGCTGGCCATGACACGGGCCCAGCGTGTCCGGGCTGCCATGTACCCAGAGACCGTGGAGGACCGATCCCTGCTCATGACCACTCACATCGAGGGCCAGCAGACCAATGTGCAGAGGCTGGCCGAGCCCTCGCAGATGCTGAAATCTGCCATTGTGCATCTGATCAACTACCAGGACGATGCGGAGCTGGCCACCCGGGCCATCCCGGAGCTCACCAAGCTGCTGAATGACGAGGACCCG GTTGTGGTCAGCAAAGCGGCCATGATAGTGAACCAGCTGTCCAAGAAGGAGGCGTCGCGCCGTGCCCTGATGCAGTCCCCACAGATTGTGGCAGCCGTGGTGCGTGCCATGCAGCACACCAGCGACTTGGACACGGCCCGCTGCACCACCAGCATCCTGCACAACCTCTCTCACCACCGCGAGGGGCTGCTGGCCATCTTCAAATCTGGAGGCATCCCAGCTCTCGTGCGGATGCTCAG CTCTCCGGTCGAGTCGGTCTTGTTCTACGCAATCACCACCCTGCACAACCTGCTGCTGTACCAGGAAGGCGCCAAAATGGCCGTGCGCCTGGCTGACGGCCTCCAGAAGATGGTTCCCCTGCTGAACAAGAACAACCCGAAATTCCTCGCCATCACCACTGACTGCCTTCAGCTCCTAGCCTACGGGAACCAGGAGAGCAAG CTGATTATTTTGGCCAACGGGGGACCCCAAGCCCTGGTGCAGATCATGCGCAGCTACACCTACGAGAAGCTGCTCTGGACCACCAGCCGGGTGCTCAAGGTCCTGTCTGTGTGTCCCAGCAACAAGCCTGCCATTGTGGAGGCCG GTggcatgcaggctctggggaaacATCTGACCAGCTCTAGCCCACGGCTTGTACAGAACTGCCTGTGGACCTTGAGGAACCTCTCTGATGTGGCCACCAAGCAG GAGGGTCTAGATGGTGTCCTCAAGATCCTGGTTAACCAGCTGAGCTCGGACGACGTGAACGTGCTGACCTGCGCCACCGGCACCCTCTCCAACCTGACCTGCAACAACAGCAAAAACAAGACCCTGGTCACGCAGTCCAACGGGGTGGAAGCCCTGATCCACACCATCCTGAGGGCGGGCGACAAGGAGGACATCACCGAGCCGGCTGTCTGCGCCCTGCGGCACCTCACCAGCCGGCACccggaggcagagatggctcagAACTCGGTGCGGCTCAATTACGGCATCCCGGCGATCGTCAAGCTCCTCAACCAGCCCAACCAGTGGCCGCTGGTCAAG GCCACTATCGGTCTGATCCGCAACCTGGCCCTGTGCCCGGCTAACCATGCCCCGCTGCAGGAGGCTGCCGTGATCCCTCGCCTGGTCCAGCTGCTGGTGAAGGCTCACCAAGACGCCCAGCGCCATGTGGCAGCTGGCACACAGCAGCCGTACACC GATGGAGTGAAGatggaggagatagtggaggggTGCACAGGAGCCCTGCATATTCTGGCCCGGGACCCAATGAACCGCATGGAGATCTTCCGACTCAACACGATTCCTCTCTTTGTGCAG CTGCTCTACTCCCCGGTGGAGAACATACAGCGGGTGGCAGCCGGGGTGCTGTGCGAGCTGGCCCAGGACAAGGAAGCTGCAGACACGATCGATGCCGAGGGGGCCTCTGCTCCGCTGATGGAGCTGCTGCATTCCAGGAACGAAGGCACAG CCACCTACGCTGCAGCCGTGCTGTTCCGCATCTCCGAGGACAAAAACCCCGACTACAGGAAACGCGTCTCCGTCGAGCTCACCAACTCCCTCTTCAAACACGACCCTGCCGCCTGGGAAGCA GCGCAGAGCATGATCCCAATCAACGAGCCATACCCAGAGG ATATGGATGCTGGTTATCGTATATATTCGGGTGACGACCCCTTGGACATGAACATGGATATGGACGGAGACTATCCCATGGACACCTACAGCGATGGCGTCCGAGGACACTACCCCGAACACATGCTTGCCTAA